From Caldicellulosiruptor hydrothermalis 108, a single genomic window includes:
- a CDS encoding dipicolinate synthase subunit B, producing MSFENLKIGFAITGSFCTFDQIIPVIEELKKQGAIITPIFSEKVQTTDTRYGKADEVVKRIVSICGNPPITNIVEAEPVGPKKLFDVLVVAPATGNFIAKLANGIVDETPVMCAKAHLRNQRPVVVAISTNDALGLNCKNIAILLNTKNIYFVPFRQDDPLAKPNSLVAEYTLLIPTIIEAVSGKQIQPLLLCPGTKNDEDPRK from the coding sequence GTGAGCTTTGAGAATCTAAAAATAGGGTTTGCTATTACAGGGTCGTTCTGTACATTTGACCAAATAATACCTGTGATTGAAGAACTCAAAAAACAAGGTGCAATCATAACACCAATATTCAGTGAAAAAGTACAGACAACCGATACACGCTATGGAAAAGCGGACGAAGTTGTGAAGAGAATAGTTTCTATTTGTGGAAACCCGCCAATAACAAATATTGTAGAAGCAGAACCTGTCGGTCCTAAAAAACTGTTTGATGTACTGGTTGTTGCACCTGCAACAGGGAACTTTATCGCCAAGCTTGCAAATGGAATTGTTGATGAAACTCCTGTTATGTGCGCAAAAGCGCACCTTAGAAATCAAAGACCGGTGGTTGTTGCGATATCTACAAACGATGCACTTGGTCTTAACTGCAAAAATATTGCCATTCTTCTTAACACAAAAAATATCTACTTTGTTCCTTTTAGACAGGATGACCCTTTGGCAAAGCCAAATTCACTTGTTGCAGAATACACTCTTCTCATTCCTACAATAATTGAAGCAGTATCTGGCAAGCAAATTCAGCCACTTTTGCTTTGCCCCGGGACAAAAAATGATGAAGACCCCCGCAAATAG
- the trmD gene encoding tRNA (guanosine(37)-N1)-methyltransferase TrmD → MVFKVLTLFPEVILSATNYSILKRAQQKGLIKIEAINIRDFTLDKHKRTDDYPYGGGFGMVMTAQPIIDAYESIKPAKPHRVIYLTPQGKTYTQRYAEQLSKEKEIVIICGHYEGIDQRVIDMIVTDEISIGDYVLTGGEYAALVVIDSVSRLVKGVIEEKSAQEESFSTGLLEYPQYTRPLEFRGKKVPEILLCGDHKKIRKWRRYQSLLKTIKNRPDLLKGFELTDEDREFLIKYCEMQKIVL, encoded by the coding sequence ATGGTATTCAAAGTTCTAACTTTATTTCCAGAAGTGATTTTGTCTGCAACAAACTACAGCATCTTAAAAAGAGCTCAGCAAAAAGGGCTGATAAAGATAGAGGCAATTAATATACGAGATTTTACACTTGATAAGCACAAGAGGACAGATGACTATCCATACGGCGGCGGATTTGGAATGGTTATGACTGCCCAGCCAATAATTGATGCATATGAGAGTATAAAACCAGCCAAACCTCACAGAGTTATTTATCTTACACCTCAAGGCAAAACATACACTCAGCGGTATGCAGAGCAGCTGTCAAAAGAAAAAGAGATTGTAATAATATGTGGGCACTATGAAGGAATTGACCAGAGAGTAATTGACATGATTGTGACAGATGAGATTTCTATAGGAGACTATGTTTTAACTGGAGGAGAGTATGCTGCACTTGTGGTGATTGACTCAGTTTCGCGGCTTGTAAAGGGTGTCATTGAAGAAAAGTCAGCTCAAGAAGAGAGTTTTTCAACAGGGCTTTTGGAATATCCGCAGTATACAAGACCGCTTGAGTTCAGAGGCAAAAAAGTTCCTGAGATACTTTTGTGCGGAGACCATAAAAAAATAAGAAAGTGGAGAAGGTATCAGAGCTTACTGAAAACAATAAAAAACAGACCTGATTTGCTCAAAGGTTTTGAGCTGACCGACGAAGACAGAGAATTTTTAATAAAATATTGTGAGATGCAAAAAATTGTGTTATAA
- the dpsA gene encoding dipicolinate synthase subunit DpsA, translating into MEKHIGVIGGDQRILILAESLADKGFDVLLWATDKGKVFNSPNINFAKSLDEVIEKSKVVIGPIPFTQDGKYIFAPLSQQSIEIQSLIERLSGKEIVLIASVISENIKTLCREKNIKIFDLYEKEELAILNAIPTVEGCLMIAIEKMPITLHSSNILILGYGRIGKVLTKVLRGFEANIYVASRKSSDLTWCKAFGFLPVRLCDIAEYVNKMDLIINTIPAVVVTKGVIDRIRADTLVIDLASKPGGVDFEYAREKGIEVVHALSLPGKVAPVTAAKYISEVLLSLLEEIWGVIE; encoded by the coding sequence ATGGAAAAACATATAGGTGTTATTGGTGGGGATCAGAGGATTTTGATTTTGGCGGAAAGCTTAGCTGATAAAGGATTTGATGTTTTGCTCTGGGCAACAGATAAAGGCAAAGTGTTCAATAGTCCAAATATAAACTTTGCAAAAAGTTTGGATGAAGTTATTGAAAAGTCTAAGGTAGTAATAGGACCAATTCCCTTCACACAGGATGGAAAGTATATATTTGCACCTCTTTCACAGCAGTCAATAGAGATACAAAGTTTAATAGAAAGGTTATCTGGCAAAGAGATTGTCCTTATTGCAAGTGTAATTTCTGAAAATATAAAAACTCTTTGCAGAGAGAAAAATATAAAAATTTTTGACCTATACGAAAAAGAAGAGCTTGCAATACTAAACGCAATTCCTACTGTTGAAGGGTGTTTGATGATTGCAATTGAGAAGATGCCAATTACCCTTCACTCTTCGAACATCTTAATTCTTGGATATGGAAGAATAGGCAAAGTCCTTACGAAGGTCTTGAGAGGATTTGAAGCAAACATATATGTGGCTTCAAGGAAAAGCTCAGATCTTACATGGTGCAAAGCATTTGGTTTTCTACCGGTCCGCCTCTGTGATATAGCAGAGTATGTAAATAAAATGGATTTGATTATTAATACCATTCCTGCTGTGGTTGTTACAAAAGGAGTGATAGATAGGATAAGAGCCGATACTCTTGTAATTGACCTTGCCTCAAAACCGGGTGGAGTAGACTTTGAATATGCAAGGGAAAAGGGTATTGAAGTGGTACATGCGCTTTCTCTTCCTGGCAAGGTGGCACCAGTTACAGCTGCCAAATATATATCTGAAGTGCTGTTGAGTTTGCTGGAAGAAATCTGGGGGGTGATAGAGTGA
- the rimM gene encoding ribosome maturation factor RimM (Essential for efficient processing of 16S rRNA) codes for MYKYLQVGKIVNTFGLKGEVKVIPLTDEVDRFSELEYVLLEDNLSTKLTIERYRVKDNIVIIKFKEISSIDEAQKLKNRYIVIERERAKKLPKDTYFICDIIGLEVYDLDGRKLGRIKDVLKTGSNDVYICDSYIGKKDILIPALKEIVKEVNIEEGYMKIKVVEGLLD; via the coding sequence ATGTATAAGTACCTCCAGGTAGGCAAGATTGTAAATACTTTTGGACTCAAAGGTGAAGTTAAGGTAATACCTCTTACAGATGAGGTTGACAGGTTTTCTGAGCTTGAATATGTTCTTTTGGAAGACAACCTTTCAACAAAGCTCACAATTGAAAGATATAGAGTAAAAGATAATATTGTGATAATCAAGTTCAAAGAAATTTCCAGCATAGATGAAGCACAAAAGCTGAAAAACAGGTATATAGTGATAGAAAGAGAAAGAGCCAAAAAACTGCCAAAGGACACTTATTTTATATGCGATATTATTGGGCTTGAAGTGTATGATTTAGACGGCAGAAAACTGGGTAGAATAAAGGATGTTTTAAAAACTGGCAGCAACGATGTTTACATTTGCGACAGCTATATAGGAAAGAAAGACATACTGATTCCTGCCTTGAAAGAGATTGTAAAGGAGGTTAATATCGAAGAGGGATATATGAAAATAAAGGTTGTTGAAGGGTTGTTGGATTAA
- a CDS encoding YraN family protein, producing MNLKQVGRFGEDLAVDFLKKQGYEILRTNFRCRLGEIDIIAKEGNTIVFVEVKTRKSLKFGLPSESVNFKKQLHIKRVAEYFIAYHLSQDKYLYRFDVVEIFIDGKNDVTKINLIKDAF from the coding sequence ATGAATTTAAAACAGGTGGGAAGATTTGGTGAGGATTTGGCGGTTGATTTTTTAAAAAAACAGGGCTACGAGATTTTGAGAACCAACTTTCGATGCAGGCTTGGTGAAATTGACATAATAGCAAAAGAAGGGAATACGATTGTATTTGTTGAGGTAAAAACAAGGAAAAGTTTGAAATTTGGTTTGCCTTCAGAATCTGTCAACTTCAAAAAACAGCTTCACATAAAAAGGGTTGCTGAGTATTTCATTGCATACCATCTTTCGCAAGATAAGTATTTGTACAGATTTGATGTTGTGGAGATATTTATAGATGGCAAAAATGATGTGACCAAAATAAATCTTATCAAAGATGCATTTTAA
- a CDS encoding EscU/YscU/HrcU family type III secretion system export apparatus switch protein — translation MNKKKVKKAVAIKYDLEDIAPKVVAKGKGYVAEKIVEKAKQEDIPVYEDQNVAEKLFNLELQEYIPEDLYEVVAQILVFIGYLDKINRNGEK, via the coding sequence ATGAATAAGAAAAAGGTAAAAAAAGCTGTGGCTATAAAGTATGATCTTGAAGACATAGCACCGAAAGTTGTTGCGAAAGGAAAAGGTTATGTTGCAGAAAAGATTGTTGAAAAGGCAAAACAGGAAGACATTCCTGTATATGAAGACCAAAACGTGGCAGAAAAGCTGTTTAATTTAGAGCTTCAGGAGTATATTCCGGAGGACTTGTACGAGGTTGTTGCGCAGATATTAGTTTTTATTGGATATCTTGATAAAATTAATAGGAACGGGGAAAAGTAA
- the folD gene encoding bifunctional methylenetetrahydrofolate dehydrogenase/methenyltetrahydrofolate cyclohydrolase FolD, giving the protein MSAKIIDGKKIAQEIKNEVKIEVEKLKQRGIEPTLAVVIVGDDPASRSYVNSKKKACGEVGINSVEFALSKDTTQEELESLIDRLNRDEKINGILVQLPLPNGLDEKRICTKILPHKDVDGFHPLNVGMVATGIEFERAIKPCTPFGIIELLKRENIEIKGKHAVVIGRSNIVGKPLALLLLRENATVTICHSYTKDLKEICKQADILVAAVGKPRFVTSDMVKEGAVVIDVGINRDGATQKLVGDVDFETVEKVASFITPVPGGVGPMTVAMLMKNTLFATMLQNNLV; this is encoded by the coding sequence GTGTCAGCAAAGATAATAGACGGAAAAAAGATAGCGCAAGAAATAAAAAATGAAGTAAAGATTGAGGTTGAAAAACTAAAACAAAGAGGAATAGAGCCAACGTTGGCTGTTGTGATTGTGGGAGATGACCCGGCATCCAGAAGTTATGTGAATTCCAAGAAAAAAGCATGTGGCGAGGTTGGAATAAATTCTGTGGAGTTTGCCCTGAGCAAAGACACAACTCAAGAAGAGCTTGAGAGCTTGATTGACAGACTGAACAGGGATGAGAAAATAAACGGCATATTGGTTCAGCTTCCGCTGCCAAATGGACTTGATGAGAAAAGGATTTGCACAAAAATCCTTCCACACAAGGATGTTGACGGATTTCATCCGCTCAATGTTGGAATGGTTGCAACTGGCATAGAGTTTGAAAGAGCAATCAAACCGTGCACGCCATTTGGGATTATTGAGCTTTTGAAAAGAGAAAATATAGAGATAAAAGGAAAACATGCTGTTGTGATAGGAAGAAGCAATATTGTTGGGAAGCCCTTGGCTTTGCTTCTTTTGAGAGAAAACGCAACAGTTACCATTTGTCATTCATATACAAAAGATTTAAAAGAGATTTGCAAACAGGCAGATATCCTTGTTGCTGCAGTTGGAAAGCCAAGGTTTGTCACATCTGATATGGTAAAAGAAGGAGCAGTTGTTATTGACGTTGGAATAAATAGGGACGGCGCTACCCAGAAACTTGTTGGTGATGTTGACTTTGAAACTGTAGAAAAAGTGGCATCGTTTATTACACCTGTTCCCGGTGGTGTTGGGCCAATGACAGTTGCTATGCTTATGAAAAATACACTTTTTGCTACCATGCTTCAAAACAATCTGGTGTAA
- the ylqF gene encoding ribosome biogenesis GTPase YlqF, with amino-acid sequence MIVQWYPGHMQKAKREILELNKYIDLYLILLDARAPLSSRNEQLEALIKDKPKIYVLNKSDLADETKNQEFVKYFQENNQVAVCIDSLKGTNVKNILKIAENLLKDKIEEAKQKGRKKIIRFGVLGIPNVGKSTLINKITNSAKARTGDKPGVTRAKQWIKINDYFEMLDTPGILVPKLEDDTVALKLCAIGSIKEELFNKELVAKKTIGMIKKKYCQLLNQKYSIDFSTLSEEEYLIEIGKKRGCILKEGRIDTLKAATMFLDDLRKGKIGRITLDEVVGR; translated from the coding sequence TTGATCGTTCAGTGGTATCCTGGCCATATGCAAAAGGCGAAAAGAGAAATTTTAGAGCTAAACAAGTATATTGATTTGTATCTAATTTTGCTTGATGCAAGAGCACCTTTGAGTTCCAGAAACGAACAGCTCGAAGCTTTGATAAAAGATAAGCCTAAAATCTATGTTCTGAACAAATCAGATTTAGCCGACGAAACAAAAAACCAAGAATTTGTAAAGTATTTTCAGGAAAATAACCAGGTTGCTGTGTGTATTGATTCTTTGAAAGGTACAAACGTAAAGAATATATTGAAAATAGCCGAAAATTTATTAAAAGACAAGATTGAAGAGGCAAAACAAAAAGGAAGAAAGAAGATTATAAGATTTGGTGTGCTTGGCATACCAAATGTCGGAAAGTCGACGCTTATAAACAAGATAACAAACTCAGCCAAGGCCAGAACAGGTGATAAGCCTGGTGTTACAAGGGCAAAACAGTGGATAAAAATCAACGACTATTTTGAGATGCTCGACACCCCCGGAATACTTGTACCAAAGCTTGAAGATGACACTGTTGCTTTAAAGCTTTGTGCGATAGGCAGTATTAAAGAGGAGCTCTTTAACAAAGAACTTGTTGCAAAGAAAACAATTGGGATGATAAAGAAAAAATATTGCCAGCTGCTTAACCAAAAGTATTCAATTGATTTTTCCACCCTTTCGGAGGAAGAGTACTTAATAGAAATTGGCAAAAAAAGAGGATGTATACTCAAAGAGGGCAGGATTGATACTCTTAAAGCAGCAACAATGTTTTTAGACGATTTAAGAAAAGGAAAGATTGGGAGGATAACACTTGATGAGGTTGTCGGAAGATGA
- a CDS encoding FtsK/SpoIIIE family DNA translocase — protein sequence MRAKAVSKKKRYKIKKEVFDRLNAEVYGTFLFFVFLFLVFSVSTDKVGIVGDFVKKTLLGCFGVGVFLILAFMLYVSLDSILRRPRVFDKRDIIVFTYILLIFMIFTTFIQANIKTSGSFIKVLKDAYFDGLNFKGFGVFGSAITYPFVSLFGFTGTLIICFSTLIIMSMIVFSFSIRDFLKQRKLKNNQQNEKRVEETEEDIKIKSNGFYNFNLDADIEEEKKSEEVIVNIPKKSKESNKVVAKKQTLQSSSQYLYPPIDYLKEQNDNLQVSRKDINENIRKLEETLKNFGIEAQVTEVSVGPTITRYELQPGQGVKVSRIVNLSDDIALALAAPSVRIEAPIPNKSAIGIEIPNKEPKPVYIRELIESPDFYTLQYKIPFAIGKDVAGSPVIADITKMPHLLIAGATGSGKSVCINSLIISILYRCMPDEVKLILIDPKVVELSLYNGIPHLLIPVVTDAKKAANALAWAVGEMTNRYKLFAQAGVRDVVGYNKWCEENGQEKLPYIVIIIDELADLMMVSPAEVEDSICRLAQMARAAGMHLVVATQRPSVDVITGLIKANIPSRIAFAVSSQVDSRTILDQAGAEKLLGRGDMLYLPIGLAKPLRVQGAYVSESEVEKIVEFLKQNFNNEYNQEVIEEINSKVLDVKDDKADELLIKAIQLVVEAQNVSTSFLQRKLRIGYSRAARLIDQMEERGIISKMDSTGKRQVLITKEQFDEMLMNME from the coding sequence ATGAGAGCAAAGGCGGTTTCGAAAAAGAAGAGATATAAAATAAAAAAAGAGGTTTTTGACAGATTAAACGCCGAGGTGTACGGGACTTTTTTATTTTTTGTCTTTCTATTTCTTGTTTTTTCAGTCTCAACAGATAAAGTAGGAATAGTTGGCGATTTTGTCAAGAAAACCTTGCTAGGATGTTTTGGAGTAGGTGTTTTCTTAATCCTTGCTTTCATGCTCTATGTATCGCTTGATTCAATTTTAAGAAGGCCAAGGGTGTTTGACAAAAGGGATATAATTGTATTTACCTATATACTTCTTATATTCATGATTTTTACCACCTTTATTCAAGCAAATATAAAAACTTCTGGTTCATTTATAAAGGTTTTAAAAGATGCATACTTTGATGGTTTGAATTTCAAGGGATTTGGTGTTTTTGGTTCTGCCATTACATACCCTTTTGTATCGTTGTTTGGTTTTACAGGCACGCTCATTATTTGTTTTTCCACGCTTATAATCATGAGTATGATTGTTTTCAGCTTTTCGATAAGGGATTTTTTAAAACAGAGAAAGCTTAAAAATAACCAGCAAAATGAAAAAAGGGTAGAAGAGACTGAAGAGGATATAAAGATAAAAAGCAATGGGTTTTACAACTTCAATCTTGATGCTGATATAGAAGAAGAAAAAAAAAGTGAAGAGGTCATTGTAAATATACCCAAAAAATCTAAGGAAAGTAATAAGGTTGTAGCCAAAAAGCAAACATTACAATCAAGCAGTCAATACTTGTATCCTCCCATTGACTATCTTAAAGAACAAAATGATAACTTGCAGGTTTCAAGAAAAGATATAAATGAAAACATAAGAAAGCTGGAAGAGACGTTAAAAAACTTTGGTATTGAAGCTCAGGTGACGGAAGTGAGTGTGGGACCCACAATTACAAGATATGAGCTGCAGCCGGGACAGGGGGTAAAGGTCAGCAGAATTGTCAATCTTTCTGATGACATTGCGCTTGCACTGGCAGCACCATCTGTTAGAATTGAGGCACCAATTCCAAACAAGTCTGCAATAGGGATAGAAATTCCAAACAAAGAACCAAAACCTGTTTATATAAGAGAGCTGATTGAAAGTCCAGATTTTTATACACTGCAGTACAAGATACCATTTGCCATAGGAAAAGACGTTGCAGGAAGTCCTGTGATAGCAGATATAACAAAAATGCCTCACCTTTTGATTGCAGGTGCAACAGGATCAGGTAAGAGTGTGTGTATAAATTCACTTATAATTAGCATTCTTTACAGGTGCATGCCTGATGAGGTAAAACTGATTTTAATTGACCCAAAGGTTGTTGAGCTGAGTCTTTACAATGGTATACCTCATCTTTTGATACCTGTTGTGACAGATGCCAAAAAAGCTGCAAACGCACTTGCCTGGGCAGTAGGGGAGATGACAAATAGATACAAGCTTTTTGCTCAAGCGGGAGTAAGAGATGTTGTTGGCTATAATAAGTGGTGTGAGGAAAATGGACAAGAAAAACTTCCATATATTGTAATTATTATAGATGAACTTGCCGATCTTATGATGGTATCACCTGCCGAGGTTGAAGATAGTATCTGCAGGCTTGCACAGATGGCACGAGCAGCGGGTATGCATCTTGTTGTTGCAACGCAAAGACCTTCTGTAGATGTCATCACTGGTCTTATAAAAGCAAATATTCCGTCGCGAATAGCCTTTGCTGTATCATCCCAAGTTGACTCACGTACAATTTTAGACCAGGCGGGTGCTGAAAAGCTTTTGGGAAGAGGTGATATGCTATATCTTCCAATAGGTTTGGCGAAACCTCTGAGAGTTCAAGGTGCGTACGTTTCTGAAAGTGAAGTTGAGAAGATTGTGGAGTTTTTAAAACAGAACTTTAACAATGAGTACAATCAGGAAGTGATTGAAGAGATAAACAGCAAGGTTTTAGATGTTAAAGATGATAAGGCTGATGAGCTTTTGATCAAGGCTATTCAGCTTGTGGTGGAAGCGCAGAATGTTTCAACCTCATTTTTACAAAGAAAACTCAGAATTGGTTATTCAAGGGCGGCAAGGCTAATTGACCAGATGGAGGAAAGAGGAATAATTAGCAAGATGGATTCTACCGGCAAACGCCAGGTTTTAATAACTAAAGAACAGTTTGACGAAATGCTTATGAATATGGAGTGA
- a CDS encoding YgiQ family radical SAM protein yields MAFLPICKEDMKKRGWDELDFVFVCGDAYVDHPSFGHAIISRIIEDYGFRIGIIPQPDWRDSKSITVLGRPRIAFLVSSGNLDSMVAHYTSFKKPRSQDYYSPGMKRGKRPNRATIVYCNLIRKEYGDIPIIIGGIEASLRRFAHYDYWSDKVRASILIDSSADLLIYGMGEKPLFEILPRLKKGENIKEIRNVQGTCYVAKDIQHLEGKDFIIIDSYEKVKEDKVAYARAFAIQYREQNPYTGKIIVQPHKNLYVVQNPPAKPLTVEEMDYVYSLPYERNYHPIYEKEGGIKALEEVKFSIVSHRGCFGGCNFCALHFHQGRIIQKRSPKSILEEVKKLTKLPDFKGYIHDVGGPTANFRNPACSLQLERGACKNRQCLFPQPCKNLEVDHGEYFELLEKIRKIKGVKKVFIRSGIRYDYLLLDKNYRKFLEKLCMHHISGQLKIAPEHISNNVLKYMGKPPKEVYEKFVKEYFDTNKKLNKKQFIIPYLMSGHPGTKLEDAIELAVFLKRNGFVPEQVQDFYPTPGTVSTTMYYTELDPFTLEKVYVPKTLKEKMMQRALLHFNNPKNYDLVYEALKIAKREDLIGYGKDCLIPPKPKDGGNKSVSKDNRRKKDSARNKK; encoded by the coding sequence ATGGCTTTTTTACCTATTTGCAAGGAAGATATGAAAAAGCGTGGATGGGACGAGCTTGACTTTGTATTTGTGTGTGGAGATGCGTATGTTGACCATCCATCTTTTGGCCATGCAATAATATCACGAATAATAGAAGATTATGGTTTTAGAATTGGAATAATTCCTCAACCCGATTGGAGAGATTCAAAAAGCATCACAGTGCTGGGAAGACCGAGAATTGCTTTTTTGGTATCAAGTGGTAATCTTGACTCTATGGTTGCACATTACACTTCATTTAAAAAGCCACGAAGCCAGGATTATTATTCGCCTGGTATGAAAAGGGGAAAAAGACCAAACAGAGCAACAATTGTGTATTGTAATTTAATAAGAAAAGAGTATGGTGATATTCCCATCATAATTGGCGGTATAGAGGCTTCTTTGCGAAGGTTTGCTCATTATGATTATTGGTCTGATAAGGTGAGAGCCTCGATATTGATAGACAGCAGTGCTGACCTTTTGATATACGGAATGGGCGAAAAGCCATTGTTTGAGATTCTACCGAGGCTCAAAAAAGGAGAGAACATAAAAGAGATAAGAAATGTTCAAGGGACGTGTTATGTTGCAAAGGATATTCAGCATCTTGAGGGAAAAGACTTCATCATCATTGACAGCTATGAAAAAGTGAAAGAAGACAAGGTGGCGTACGCCCGTGCTTTTGCTATTCAGTACAGGGAACAAAACCCGTACACAGGAAAGATAATTGTCCAGCCACATAAAAATTTATATGTGGTTCAAAATCCGCCAGCAAAGCCTTTGACAGTGGAAGAGATGGACTATGTTTATTCTCTGCCGTATGAGCGAAACTATCATCCCATTTATGAAAAAGAAGGCGGTATAAAAGCACTGGAAGAGGTCAAGTTCAGCATTGTATCTCACAGAGGGTGCTTTGGAGGCTGTAATTTCTGTGCTCTTCACTTTCATCAGGGAAGGATCATTCAAAAAAGGAGCCCGAAGTCAATCTTAGAGGAAGTAAAAAAACTAACGAAACTTCCCGATTTTAAGGGATATATTCACGATGTTGGTGGACCTACTGCAAATTTCAGAAATCCTGCGTGTAGTCTTCAGCTTGAAAGAGGTGCTTGCAAAAATAGGCAGTGTCTTTTTCCTCAGCCGTGCAAAAATTTGGAGGTTGACCACGGCGAATATTTTGAACTTTTAGAGAAGATAAGAAAGATAAAAGGTGTGAAGAAGGTATTTATAAGGTCGGGAATAAGATATGACTACCTTTTACTTGACAAAAACTACAGAAAGTTTTTGGAAAAACTCTGCATGCACCATATTTCTGGCCAGTTAAAAATAGCACCTGAACATATCTCCAATAATGTGTTAAAATATATGGGTAAGCCTCCGAAAGAGGTGTATGAGAAATTTGTAAAAGAATATTTTGATACAAATAAAAAACTGAATAAAAAACAGTTTATCATTCCTTATCTTATGTCAGGGCATCCTGGGACAAAGCTTGAAGATGCAATTGAGCTTGCAGTGTTTCTAAAAAGAAATGGGTTTGTACCAGAGCAAGTTCAGGACTTTTATCCAACACCCGGAACTGTATCAACTACAATGTATTACACCGAATTGGACCCGTTTACCTTAGAAAAGGTCTATGTTCCAAAGACGTTAAAAGAAAAGATGATGCAAAGAGCCCTTTTGCACTTTAACAATCCAAAAAATTATGATTTGGTTTATGAGGCTTTGAAGATAGCAAAAAGAGAAGATTTGATAGGATATGGCAAAGACTGCTTAATTCCACCAAAACCAAAAGATGGAGGTAATAAAAGTGTCAGCAAAGATAATAGACGGAAAAAAGATAGCGCAAGAAATAAAAAATGA
- the rplS gene encoding 50S ribosomal protein L19, with protein sequence MDIIREIESEMLRKDIPDFKPGDTVRVYFKVIEGGRERVQAFEGLVIKRRGKGLSETFTVRRISYGIGVERVFPLHSPRLEKIEVIRRGKVRRAKLYYIREKIGKAAKIKELVQQPNNKENNNTEETNA encoded by the coding sequence ATGGATATAATCAGAGAGATTGAAAGCGAAATGCTAAGAAAAGATATTCCTGATTTCAAACCTGGTGACACAGTAAGAGTTTACTTTAAGGTTATTGAAGGTGGAAGAGAAAGAGTGCAAGCTTTCGAAGGGCTTGTCATAAAAAGAAGAGGAAAAGGGCTTTCGGAAACTTTCACAGTCAGAAGAATTTCATATGGTATTGGTGTTGAAAGAGTATTCCCTCTTCACTCACCAAGGCTTGAGAAGATTGAAGTTATAAGAAGAGGTAAAGTAAGAAGAGCAAAACTCTATTATATCAGAGAAAAGATAGGTAAGGCTGCAAAGATTAAAGAGCTTGTTCAGCAGCCAAACAATAAAGAGAATAACAATACCGAAGAGACTAATGCTTAA
- a CDS encoding KH domain-containing protein: MLKDLVEVIAKSLVDNPDQVKVSEIHGEQSVIIELKVAPEDMGKVIGKQGRIARAIRTVVRAAANKDNKRVIVEILQ, encoded by the coding sequence ATGCTAAAAGATTTAGTTGAAGTCATAGCAAAATCTCTTGTTGACAATCCAGACCAAGTAAAGGTTAGCGAAATCCACGGTGAGCAGTCAGTAATTATTGAGCTCAAAGTTGCTCCTGAAGATATGGGAAAGGTCATTGGCAAGCAGGGAAGAATAGCAAGAGCTATAAGAACAGTTGTCAGAGCTGCAGCAAACAAAGACAACAAGAGAGTTATAGTTGAGATTTTACAATAA
- a CDS encoding ribonuclease HII — MRLSEDENYFEIEEKLLNEGYRFICGVDEAGRGPLAGPVFAAAVVMDRKRIIEGVRDSKKLTPKKREKLFEEIIKESIAYSVAMVDSKIIDEININNATFLAMKNAIENLKIEPDIVLVDGYEIPNLGFNQRAIIKGDRKSYSIACASILAKVSRDRYIVEISSKYPLYKFEKHKGYGTKEHIEILQKYGPCEIHRISFLKNILSF, encoded by the coding sequence ATGAGGTTGTCGGAAGATGAAAACTATTTTGAAATAGAAGAAAAGCTTTTGAATGAAGGTTACAGATTTATTTGCGGGGTTGATGAGGCAGGAAGAGGACCTTTGGCAGGACCTGTTTTTGCTGCAGCAGTTGTAATGGACAGAAAAAGGATAATTGAAGGTGTGAGAGACTCAAAAAAGCTGACTCCTAAAAAGAGAGAAAAACTCTTTGAAGAGATAATAAAAGAGAGTATAGCGTATTCTGTTGCGATGGTGGATAGCAAAATCATAGATGAGATAAACATAAACAATGCAACTTTTTTGGCCATGAAAAATGCTATTGAAAACTTAAAAATTGAGCCCGACATAGTGTTAGTGGATGGCTATGAAATTCCGAACCTGGGCTTTAATCAAAGGGCTATCATAAAAGGTGACAGAAAATCCTACTCAATTGCCTGTGCGTCCATCTTAGCAAAGGTTTCAAGGGATAGATATATAGTAGAGATTTCTTCAAAGTACCCACTCTATAAATTTGAAAAACACAAAGGATATGGCACAAAAGAGCACATAGAGATTTTGCAAAAATATGGTCCATGCGAAATTCACAGGATTTCGTTTTTAAAAAATATTCTTTCTTTTTAA